The following coding sequences lie in one Pontibacter sp. G13 genomic window:
- a CDS encoding biotin/lipoyl-containing protein — translation MKNFWNRLTNLFSEEQQLPAPTPGDSTSWEDRERSKKEEAFLKYFGFEAQIVEVPEFVSKSGPIKDFTFTPQTSRGSRIEKDAILGELETDKMVMDLASLGAGWVVYLAEPGPVNKGTVLAVISQEEVDAYTVWDWLMPR, via the coding sequence ATGAAAAATTTTTGGAATCGACTGACCAACCTTTTTTCGGAAGAGCAGCAACTACCAGCACCGACTCCGGGCGATTCGACGTCTTGGGAGGATCGAGAACGTTCAAAAAAAGAAGAAGCCTTTCTGAAATATTTCGGATTTGAAGCACAGATTGTAGAAGTGCCGGAATTTGTCTCCAAATCTGGACCCATTAAAGATTTTACCTTCACGCCGCAAACTTCCCGAGGATCCAGAATCGAAAAAGATGCCATCCTTGGAGAGCTGGAGACGGACAAAATGGTCATGGATTTGGCAAGCTTGGGGGCGGGATGGGTGGTCTATCTGGCAGAACCGGGTCCTGTAAATAAAGGGACTGTATTGGCGGTCATCTCGCAGGAGGAAGTGGATGCCTATACGGTTTGGGATTGGCTGATGCCACGATAG
- a CDS encoding AraC family transcriptional regulator gives MKLPSGTYFGDRAEALSVGRYQLTWHRYPPKERLPAHVHTHPYLSVAVSGKYQECFSANKEMQVNPMQVLLRPSGYRHANTFGKEAGWCFNLDWEGKFPDWMPELFSLDQPKNWEVSPWELTLLMHASIMDFAEDELNLLADEAMIGLGKYAHTNRYTEKVTSMLEYLHGRYAEPCSLEEMGLTLKVHPVYLSRIFKRVMGMTIGQYLRRLRITKSWGDLWGNESLTGIAHDRGFCDQAHYSKTFKNLLGQTPSQARKKMRKLE, from the coding sequence ATGAAATTACCTAGCGGAACATATTTTGGCGATCGAGCAGAGGCCCTGTCTGTAGGGAGATACCAATTGACCTGGCATCGATACCCACCCAAAGAGCGGCTTCCTGCTCATGTGCATACCCACCCGTACCTGAGTGTGGCCGTTTCCGGAAAATACCAAGAGTGCTTTTCTGCGAATAAGGAAATGCAGGTGAATCCCATGCAGGTCCTACTTCGACCATCGGGTTACCGTCACGCCAATACGTTTGGGAAAGAAGCAGGCTGGTGCTTCAATTTGGATTGGGAAGGCAAATTTCCGGATTGGATGCCGGAATTATTCTCTTTGGATCAGCCCAAAAATTGGGAGGTAAGTCCCTGGGAATTGACTCTACTCATGCATGCCTCTATCATGGATTTTGCCGAAGATGAACTGAACTTGTTGGCAGATGAGGCCATGATTGGCTTGGGAAAATATGCACACACGAATCGATACACAGAAAAGGTAACCTCCATGCTGGAATACCTTCATGGCCGGTATGCTGAGCCATGTTCGTTGGAGGAAATGGGATTGACGCTGAAGGTTCATCCGGTTTATCTGAGCCGGATCTTCAAACGTGTTATGGGGATGACCATCGGCCAATACTTACGTAGACTGCGAATCACCAAGTCCTGGGGAGACTTGTGGGGAAATGAATCTCTGACCGGAATCGCACATGATCGGGGATTTTGCGATCAGGCCCATTACTCCAAAACCTTCAAAAACCTATTGGGGCAAACTCCCTCCCAGGCCCGAAAAAAAATGCGGAAACTCGAATAG
- a CDS encoding patatin-like phospholipase family protein: MSNENPVYKNLVFRGGGVKGIAYAGVLEALDAHGMYDSITRVGGTSAGAITSLLIGLRYEPKDIMEILSSTSFKDFMDKPNPLRIASKYGYYKGEFALEWLKEKVAKSPLNLTEDATFADLKAAGGRDTFLFATNVNRQTIEELSDRKTPNTQIAEAARASMSIPLFFDAFKFSVGELTEDLYVDGGMVYNYPMSVFDEPEFLPTGLQSTVNPETLGFYFKPAPGTPPTYHPFGYDHLIKFIANNFETILSAQVLDFHMDPSDVTRTVMVSDCHVKATDFDLTQAQQDALVKAGKDAVNEFLQTRTGTSKPVQA, translated from the coding sequence ATGAGCAACGAAAATCCCGTGTACAAGAACCTCGTTTTCCGTGGAGGCGGTGTCAAAGGAATCGCCTACGCAGGTGTGCTGGAAGCGCTTGATGCACACGGCATGTATGATTCGATCACCCGAGTTGGGGGAACCTCCGCAGGGGCCATTACCAGTTTGTTGATTGGACTACGCTACGAACCCAAAGACATCATGGAGATTCTCTCCTCCACGAGTTTCAAGGACTTCATGGACAAGCCCAATCCGTTGCGAATAGCTTCCAAATATGGCTACTACAAGGGAGAATTCGCCCTCGAATGGCTCAAGGAGAAGGTCGCAAAATCCCCTTTGAATTTGACGGAGGACGCGACATTTGCAGATCTAAAGGCAGCTGGAGGTCGGGACACCTTCCTGTTTGCCACCAATGTCAACCGCCAAACCATTGAAGAACTGAGCGATCGTAAAACCCCCAATACCCAAATCGCTGAGGCCGCAAGGGCTTCCATGTCTATCCCATTGTTTTTCGATGCCTTTAAATTTTCTGTGGGAGAATTGACAGAAGACCTGTACGTGGATGGTGGAATGGTCTACAACTATCCGATGAGTGTGTTCGATGAACCCGAATTCCTTCCTACCGGTCTTCAGAGCACCGTCAATCCCGAGACACTCGGCTTCTACTTCAAGCCTGCCCCGGGTACTCCTCCCACCTATCATCCGTTTGGGTACGACCATCTCATCAAATTCATCGCCAACAACTTTGAGACCATATTGAGCGCTCAGGTTCTGGATTTCCATATGGACCCATCCGACGTAACTCGGACGGTTATGGTCAGCGATTGCCATGTTAAAGCCACTGATTTTGACCTGACCCAAGCACAACAAGATGCATTGGTCAAGGCAGGGAAGGACGCCGTGAATGAATTCCTTCAAACGAGAACGGGAACCAGCAAACCTGTTCAGGCTTAG
- a CDS encoding helix-turn-helix domain-containing protein, which produces MGFLLSTSLTQALLASYLLWKDFRRQDPERYLFYLVFLMSIHMGLKFFLREILQDSFMFNHMVTCFAVGYGPPIYFYVKAKLFQKPVPQPTRRIHFALMGVLAIVYVLVGAWYMITQNPAILITYSRIAGMAVLVSGGGYWVYVVWAILKHDSQGVLAWLKVPALLSLLPHIALLGSLFVEVDLSIIRYVGYGEMCFLMLAIMTELLKKKEISSTSPSIEPLQPEAPTESMEEKSKYEKSGLTEARAIAYLEQLEHLMQTEKPYLNASLSLGELATASGINKHHLTETLNRTLGKTFYQYINTYRVQTAQALIKSGSEENLLQLAYAAGFNSKTSFNAYFKKIVGVSPSQYRKTHAPSKHAA; this is translated from the coding sequence GTGGGATTTTTGTTATCTACCTCCCTGACACAGGCCTTGTTGGCCAGTTACCTGCTGTGGAAGGATTTCCGCCGGCAGGATCCTGAGCGGTACCTTTTCTATCTGGTGTTCCTGATGTCCATACACATGGGGCTCAAGTTTTTCCTCCGGGAAATTCTACAGGATTCCTTCATGTTCAATCACATGGTGACGTGCTTCGCCGTGGGATATGGACCGCCGATCTACTTCTATGTCAAAGCCAAATTGTTCCAAAAGCCAGTCCCCCAGCCTACCCGTCGCATTCATTTTGCCTTAATGGGGGTATTGGCCATTGTCTATGTATTGGTAGGGGCATGGTATATGATCACTCAAAATCCAGCCATTCTCATCACCTATTCGAGGATTGCAGGAATGGCGGTTCTGGTCTCAGGTGGCGGCTATTGGGTCTATGTAGTATGGGCAATTCTCAAACATGATTCCCAAGGGGTTTTGGCTTGGCTGAAGGTTCCGGCATTACTGTCCCTGCTTCCGCATATTGCACTCTTGGGGAGTCTATTTGTGGAGGTAGATCTCTCCATCATCAGGTATGTCGGATATGGAGAAATGTGTTTCCTGATGTTGGCCATTATGACGGAATTGCTCAAGAAAAAGGAGATTTCCTCGACTTCTCCATCCATTGAACCTCTTCAACCTGAAGCGCCGACCGAATCTATGGAGGAAAAGAGCAAATATGAAAAATCCGGCCTCACAGAAGCGCGAGCGATAGCCTATCTGGAACAGCTAGAACATCTCATGCAGACAGAGAAGCCTTACCTGAATGCTTCACTCTCTCTGGGAGAATTGGCGACAGCTTCCGGAATCAACAAGCACCACCTCACCGAAACCTTGAATCGGACTTTGGGCAAGACTTTCTACCAATACATCAACACCTACCGGGTCCAGACGGCTCAGGCACTTATCAAATCTGGCTCGGAAGAGAATTTGCTTCAACTTGCCTATGCCGCAGGCTTCAACTCCAAGACCTCCTTCAACGCTTATTTCAAAAAGATCGTTGGCGTTTCTCCTTCCCAATACCGCAAGACCCATGCACCTTCGAAGCATGCCGCCTAG